In one Silene latifolia isolate original U9 population chromosome 10, ASM4854445v1, whole genome shotgun sequence genomic region, the following are encoded:
- the LOC141608019 gene encoding uncharacterized protein LOC141608019, with protein MVGRLVDWVATKKESLWVQWVNANYLKGSSWQDYTAPSNSSWVWRRICKVKQVLANGYSQGVWQVQQAGYTPVGRYEWLRGARTKVEWHNAIWDSWNLPKHRFMGWLIAHNSLHTNSRLKGFGMNVDEMCFLCGQAEETQKHLFFECAFSRRVIQELMKISGLRLPDTDVLHWCIHNTGLKTQRKVNNALVLSAMYQVWQQRNKSRIEQLVLRPSRTALLIIDDMKKRIKEKDKRKLTAQELD; from the coding sequence ATGGTTGGAAGACTTGTGGATTGGGTTGCAACAAAGAAGGAGTCCTTATGGGTCCAATGGGTGAATGCAAATTATCTGAAGGGGAGCTCCTGGCAGGATTACACAGCTCCTAGTAACTCCAGCTGGGTGTGGAGGAGGATCTGCAAGGTGAAGCAGGTACTTGCTAATGGCTACAGTCAGGGGGTATGGCAGGTGCAACAAGCTGGTTATACTCCTGTTGGTCGCTATGAGTGGCTTAGAGGAGCAAGGACCAAGGTAGAATGGCACAATGCAATTTGGGACAGTTGGAATCTGCCTAAACACAGGTTTATGGGATGGCTTATAGCTCACAACTCCCTGCACACTAACAGCAGACTGAAAGGATTTGGGATGAATGTGGATGAAATGTGTTTCCTATGTGGGCAGGCAGAAGAGACACAGAAGCATTTATTCTTTGAATGTGCTTTCAGCAGACGGGTTATACAAGAACTGATGAAAATTTCTGGCTTAAGGTTACCTGATACTGATGTCCTGCACTGGTGCATTCATAATACAGGCCTGAAAACGCAGAGAAAAGTAAATAATGCACTGGTTTTGAGTGCTATGTATCAGGTGTGGCAGCAGAGAAATAAGAGTCGTATTGAGCAGCTGGTATTGAGGCCTAGTCGTACTGCACTGTTGATCATTGATGATATGAAGAAGAGGATAAAGGAAAAGGATAAGAGGAAGCTGACCGCACAGGAGTTAGATTGA
- the LOC141608018 gene encoding uncharacterized protein LOC141608018, giving the protein MFNVHVIEYNAQYIHMKVQALVTRNVFYLTMVYAFNDISERAPLWDQLRKFANQISGPWAIARDFNCVLAAQERCGGATSLAEMEPFRKCVDECEVIDITAVGSIFTWNNKQRPGERIYSRLDRFLVNRAWCDSFPDLYAQFLPEGMMDHTPCIVRSNKVVQGTRSFKYFNMWGKSKEFLPLLREHWNFDIDGTPLFKLAKNLKNLKPGLKKLNREGFSDIENSTGILEQQVEEMQIQLGVDPSDLSLIN; this is encoded by the coding sequence ATGTTTAATGTGCATGTCATTGAGTATAATGCTCAATATATTCACATGAAGGTGCAGGCGTTGGTGACTAGGAATGTTTTCTATTTGACAATGGTTTATGCATTCAATGACATCAGTGAGAGGGCTCCTTTGTGGGATCAATTGAGGAAGTTTGCTAATCAAATCTCTGGTCCATGGGCAATAGCTAGGGATTTCAACTGTGTGCTAGCTGCTCAGGAAAGATGTGGAGGAGCCACGTCTTTGGCTGAGATGGAACCCTTCAGGAAGTGTGTTGATGAGTGTGAGGTCATAGACATAACTGCTGTAGGGTCAATCTTTACTTGGAACAACAAACAGAGGCCTGGGGAGAGGATATACAGTCGGTTGGATAGGTTCCTGGTGAATAGAGCTTGGTGTGATAGTTTCCCTGATTTGTATGCTCAATTTTTGCCTGAGGGGATGATGGACCACACACCATGTATAGTCAGGAGCAATAAGGTGGTGCAAGGGACTAGGAGCTTcaaatacttcaatatgtggggcaAATCTAAAGAGTTTTTACCCCTGCTGAGAGAGCATTGGAATTTTGATATTGATGGTACCCCTCTCTTTAAATTAGCAAAAAATCTTAAAAATCTTAAGCCAGGGTTGAAGAAACTGAATAGGGAGGGCTTTAGTGATATTGAGAATAGTACTGGCATACTAGAACAGCAAGTCGAGGAGATGCAGATTCAATTGGGAGTTGATCCCTCAGACTTGAGTCTAATAAACTAG